In Coregonus clupeaformis isolate EN_2021a chromosome 7, ASM2061545v1, whole genome shotgun sequence, one genomic interval encodes:
- the LOC123491333 gene encoding origin recognition complex subunit 5-like isoform X1, which yields MPAQLHHPGYEDEKLQRVTERLPCREVQASMLLALMGEPEQCSYPSIFIYGHRATGKSHVIHTLLKELELPYATVSCVECVSVGLLFEQVLLSLFGSDSSSLLSRSPSLSDFVRVYKQLCVQAPAKQTRYIVLDRAELLRDMAANLLPAFLRLQELVEDNVTVVLLSEIVWDKFRPNTGCFEPLLLHFPDYSKGELQQILSEDSHPSYSPELYSAFINILLGVFYSVCRDLRELRHLAALNFSKFVEPLEQGKVKEGDTHKLWRNIEPHLKKAMQTVYLREVSSVQWEQQLQMEEEEAGAVRGLSAHAHVELPYYSKFLLIAAYLASYNPARTDKRFFLKHHGKIKKTNFLKKHEKTSNHLLGPKPFPLDRLLAIFYSVVDSRVAPTASVFCQISSLVTLQLLNQVGNDDQLDAPKYKCAVSLDFVLAISRTVSFDMVKYLYDFL from the exons ATGCCAGCACAACTTCACCACCCAGGGTATGAGGATGAAAAGTTGCAGCGCGTGACGGAGAGGTTGCCTTGCAGAGAAGTCCAGGCTAGCATGTTACTGGCGTTGATGGGAGAG CCAGAGCAATGCAGCTACCCTTCCATTTTCATCTATGGTCATCGTGCCACAGGAAAAAGCCATGTGATACATACCTTGCTGAAGGAACTGGAGCTTCCCTATGCCACAGTGAGCTGTGTGGAATGTGTCTCTGTAGGACTGTTGTTTGAGCAGGTTCTGCTCTCCCTCTTTGGCTCCGACTCTTCCTCCCTACTGTCCCGCAGTCCCTCCCTGTCAGACTTCGTACGAGTCTACAAACAACTGTGTGTCCAGGCCCCAGCCAAGCAGACACGATACATT GTGCTGGACCGGGCTGAGCTCCTTAGAGATATGGCAGCCAATCTCCTCCCTGCCTTCTTGCGCCTTCAGGAACTG GTTGAGGACAATGTGACGGTGGTCCTGCTCAGTGAGATAGTGTGGGATAAGTTCCGACCCAACACTGGCTGCTTTGAACCACTGCTGctccacttccctgattacagTAAAG GTGAGCTGCAGCAGATCCTGTCTGAGGACAGCCACCCGTCCTACTCCCCAGAGCTCTACTCTGCCTTCATCAACATCCTACTGGGAGTCTTCTACTCTGTCTGCAGGGACCTCCGAGAGCTCAGACACCTG GCTGCCCTCAATTTCTCTAAATTTGTTGAACCTTTGGAACAAGGCAAAG tgAAAGAGGGTGACACTCACAAGCTGTGGAGGAACATCGAGCCTCACCTGAAGAAGGCCATGCAGACGGTGTACCTGCGAGAGGTGTCCAG TGTGCAGTGGGAGCAACAGCtgcagatggaggaggaggaggcaggggccGTGAGAG GTCTGTCTGCTCATGCCCATGTGGAGCTGCCTTACTACTCCAAGTTCCTGCTGATAGCTGCATACCTGGCCTCCTACAACCCTGCTCGCACTGACAAACGCTTCTTCCTCAAG CACCATGGCAAAATAAAAAAGACCAACTTTTTGAAGAAACATGAAAAG ACCAGTAATCACCTGCTGGGGCCCAAGCCGTTCCCCCTGGACCGTCTCCTGGCCATCTTCTACAGTGTGGTGGACAGCAGAGTGGCCCCCACCGCCAGTGTTTTCTGTCAG ATCTCCTCCCTGGTGACCCTTCAGCTGTTGAATCAGGTGGGCAACGATGACCAGCTGGATGCGCCCAAGTACAAATGTGCCGTCTCTCTGGACTTCGTCCTCGCCATCTCCAG GACTGTGAGCTTTGACATGGTAAAGTACCTGTATGACTTCCTGTGA
- the LOC123491333 gene encoding origin recognition complex subunit 5-like isoform X2, which produces MPAQLHHPGYEDEKLQRVTERLPCREVQASMLLALMGEPEQCSYPSIFIYGHRATGKSHVIHTLLKELELPYATVSCVECVSVGLLFEQVLLSLFGSDSSSLLSRSPSLSDFVRVYKQLCVQAPAKQTRYIVLDRAELLRDMAANLLPAFLRLQELVEDNVTVVLLSEIVWDKFRPNTGCFEPLLLHFPDYSKGELQQILSEDSHPSYSPELYSAFINILLGVFYSVCRDLRELRHLAALNFSKFVEPLEQGKVKEGDTHKLWRNIEPHLKKAMQTVYLREVSSVQWEQQLQMEEEEAGAVRGLSAHAHVELPYYSKFLLIAAYLASYNPARTDKRFFLKHHGKIKKTNFLKKHEKTSNHLLGPKPFPLDRLLAIFYSVVDSRVAPTASVFCQEGAQPRGSRAHPLVSWPRPIRMSFPNVK; this is translated from the exons ATGCCAGCACAACTTCACCACCCAGGGTATGAGGATGAAAAGTTGCAGCGCGTGACGGAGAGGTTGCCTTGCAGAGAAGTCCAGGCTAGCATGTTACTGGCGTTGATGGGAGAG CCAGAGCAATGCAGCTACCCTTCCATTTTCATCTATGGTCATCGTGCCACAGGAAAAAGCCATGTGATACATACCTTGCTGAAGGAACTGGAGCTTCCCTATGCCACAGTGAGCTGTGTGGAATGTGTCTCTGTAGGACTGTTGTTTGAGCAGGTTCTGCTCTCCCTCTTTGGCTCCGACTCTTCCTCCCTACTGTCCCGCAGTCCCTCCCTGTCAGACTTCGTACGAGTCTACAAACAACTGTGTGTCCAGGCCCCAGCCAAGCAGACACGATACATT GTGCTGGACCGGGCTGAGCTCCTTAGAGATATGGCAGCCAATCTCCTCCCTGCCTTCTTGCGCCTTCAGGAACTG GTTGAGGACAATGTGACGGTGGTCCTGCTCAGTGAGATAGTGTGGGATAAGTTCCGACCCAACACTGGCTGCTTTGAACCACTGCTGctccacttccctgattacagTAAAG GTGAGCTGCAGCAGATCCTGTCTGAGGACAGCCACCCGTCCTACTCCCCAGAGCTCTACTCTGCCTTCATCAACATCCTACTGGGAGTCTTCTACTCTGTCTGCAGGGACCTCCGAGAGCTCAGACACCTG GCTGCCCTCAATTTCTCTAAATTTGTTGAACCTTTGGAACAAGGCAAAG tgAAAGAGGGTGACACTCACAAGCTGTGGAGGAACATCGAGCCTCACCTGAAGAAGGCCATGCAGACGGTGTACCTGCGAGAGGTGTCCAG TGTGCAGTGGGAGCAACAGCtgcagatggaggaggaggaggcaggggccGTGAGAG GTCTGTCTGCTCATGCCCATGTGGAGCTGCCTTACTACTCCAAGTTCCTGCTGATAGCTGCATACCTGGCCTCCTACAACCCTGCTCGCACTGACAAACGCTTCTTCCTCAAG CACCATGGCAAAATAAAAAAGACCAACTTTTTGAAGAAACATGAAAAG ACCAGTAATCACCTGCTGGGGCCCAAGCCGTTCCCCCTGGACCGTCTCCTGGCCATCTTCTACAGTGTGGTGGACAGCAGAGTGGCCCCCACCGCCAGTGTTTTCTGTCAG GAAGGGGCCCAGCCACGGGGGAGCCGGGCCCACCCACTGGTGAGCTGGCCcaggccaatcagaatgagttttcccaaTGTGAAGTGA
- the LOC121579066 gene encoding guanylyl cyclase-activating protein 1 has protein sequence MGNSTGSTVEDLQAVEKHLWYKKFMTECPSGQLTLHEFKQFFGLRGLDAEANAYIEQMFRTFDMNKDGYIDFLEYVAALSLVMRGKMEHKLRWYFKLYDVDGNGCIDRSELLNIIKAIRAINGNENQEVDAEEFTNRVFDKIDVNGDGELSLEEFVAGAHTDEDFMEVMMKTLDLTHIVAMIHNRRHSV, from the exons ATGGGTAACTCTACAGGATCCACCGTGGAAGATCTCCAGGCCGTGGAGAAGCACCTCTGGTATAAGAAGTTCATGACAGAGTGTCCTTCGGGTCAGCTCACCCTGCATGAGTTCAAGCAGTTCTTTGGGCTCCGGGGACTGGATGCTGAGGCCAACGCCTACATCGAACAGATGTTCCGCACGTTCGATATGAACAAG GATGGCTACATAGACTTCTTGGAGTATGTGGCTGCTCTGAGTCTGGTGATGCGGGGTAAAATGGAACATAAGCTCCGCTGGTACtttaagctgtatgatgtggacGGCAACGGGTGCATTGATCGAAGTGAGCTGCTAAACATCATAAAG GCTATCCGTGCAATCAATGGGAATGAAAACCAGGAAGTTGATGCGGAGGAGTTCACCAACCGGGTGTTTGACAAGATAGACGTCAACGGAGATG GGGAGCTGTCTTTGGAGGAGTTTGTGGCAGGAGCTCACACTGACGAAGACTTCATGGAAGTGATGATGAAGACCTTGGATCTCACCCACATAGTCGCCATGATCCACAATCGGAGGCACAGTGTTTAG